ATGGCGTTCAAGAAGAAGGGCGAGAAGCGCGTTGCAATAACGTACACCGGCGACGGCGGCTCCTCAGAGGGAGATTTCTATGAAGGCATGAACTTTGCCGGCGTATTTAAACTTCCTGTTATTTATGTCGTTCAGAATAACGGATACGCGATCACCACGCCTTTTGCAAAACAAACGGCGGCCCAGTCGATCGCACATAAAGCTGTAGCAGCCGGCATTAAAGGCGTTCAAGTCGACGGAATGGACGTGCTTGCCGTTATCAAAGCCGTGTCCGATGCCGCCGAACGCGGCCGCAACGGCGAAGGCGCGACGCTGATCGAACTGCTTACCTACCGTTTCCGTCCGCATTCGATGGCTGACGATACTTCCAAGTACCGCACCAAGGATGAAGAGGGCGAGTGGAGCCTGAAGGACCCGATTATACGTTTCGGTAAATATTTGGAGTCTAAAGGCCTCTGGTCGGATGAAGATACGGCTCGCGTCAAGGAAGAAGCGAAAGCTACCGTTAACGAGCATATCAAGAAAGCGGAAGCGACAGAGAAAATGACGGTCGCAGGATTGATCGATTCGATGTTTGAGCATACGCCGCAGCATCTGGAAGAGCAAAAAGCCGACTTTCAATAATCGTTTAATAAATAGATGACGGCAAGCCCATGCTTTAGAAATAAGTTTTACGGGGTAAAACATAGCATGGCGCTTCCGGAGTATCGCAGAAAACTCTGAGGAGGAACCTTCAGCAATGG
This is a stretch of genomic DNA from Paenibacillus sp. sptzw28. It encodes these proteins:
- the pdhA gene encoding pyruvate dehydrogenase (acetyl-transferring) E1 component subunit alpha, translated to MSKLPYEVQTEPVQPLSVLSPEGEIVNSDFMPNLSDEQLKEVMYRMVFTRTWDERAVNLGRQGRLGFYAPVSGQEASMIGSEYALNKDDFVCPGYRDMPQIVWHGLPLYQAFLYSRGHQHGGQIPEGVNVLMPQIIIGAQILHATGVAMAFKKKGEKRVAITYTGDGGSSEGDFYEGMNFAGVFKLPVIYVVQNNGYAITTPFAKQTAAQSIAHKAVAAGIKGVQVDGMDVLAVIKAVSDAAERGRNGEGATLIELLTYRFRPHSMADDTSKYRTKDEEGEWSLKDPIIRFGKYLESKGLWSDEDTARVKEEAKATVNEHIKKAEATEKMTVAGLIDSMFEHTPQHLEEQKADFQ